From the genome of Pseudomonas sihuiensis:
CTCGCCGTATGCTGGAGCGTGCCGCACAGGGTGGTGCGCGCCTCGTCGTGCTGCCCGAGAATTTCGCTGCCATGGGCCGCCGCGACCTGGCTGCCATCGGTCGCGCCGAGGCGTTGGGCGAGGGGCCGATCCTGCCCTGGTTGAAACGCGCTGCTCGTGACCTCAGTTTATGGATAGTGGCCGGCACCTTGCCGCTGCCTCCAGACGATGATGCTGACGGCAAACCGCACGCCTGCTCACTGCTGATCGACGATCAGGGTGAGCGTGTGGCCCGTTACGACAAGCTGCACCTGTTCGATGTCGACGTGGCCGACAACCGTGGCCGTTATCGCGAGTCCGATGATTTTGCCCATGGCCAACGCGTCGTGGTGGCCGATACACCGGTGGGGCGCCTGGGGCTGACGGTATGCTACGACCTGCGCTTCCCTGAGCTGTTCGGTGCGCTGCGCGAAGCCGGCGCCGAGCTGATCAGCGTGCCGGCGGCGTTCACTGCGGTGACCGGTGCCGCGCACTGGCAGGTCTTGACCCGTGCCCGCGCCATCGAAACCCAGTGCTATGTACTGGCGGCCGGGCAGGGCGGAGAGCACCCCGGTCAGCGTCTGACGTTCGGCCACTCGGCGATCATCGACCCCTGGGGTCAGGTGCTGGTCGAGCAGGATCAGGGGGAGGGGGCCTTGCTGGCTCCCCGTGATGCCGCCGAGCAGGCGAACATTCGCCAGCGCATGCCGGTGCAGCAGCACCGCCGATTCTTTTCATCGGACGTACCGCGTCCGATCGTTGTGGAGTGACCATGAATACGATGTTGCAATCCGTCAGCGAGCACCTGCTTGCGCCCGGCAACCTGACGTTCGACAGCCTCAGCAGCGTGCTGGGTGAAGTCGCAGGCCCAGGTATCGATGCCGCCGACCTGTACTTTCAAAGCCAG
Proteins encoded in this window:
- a CDS encoding carbon-nitrogen hydrolase family protein gives rise to the protein MNLAVIQMVSQDDVQTNLRLARRMLERAAQGGARLVVLPENFAAMGRRDLAAIGRAEALGEGPILPWLKRAARDLSLWIVAGTLPLPPDDDADGKPHACSLLIDDQGERVARYDKLHLFDVDVADNRGRYRESDDFAHGQRVVVADTPVGRLGLTVCYDLRFPELFGALREAGAELISVPAAFTAVTGAAHWQVLTRARAIETQCYVLAAGQGGEHPGQRLTFGHSAIIDPWGQVLVEQDQGEGALLAPRDAAEQANIRQRMPVQQHRRFFSSDVPRPIVVE